One genomic segment of Phycisphaerae bacterium includes these proteins:
- a CDS encoding DUF2007 domain-containing protein: protein MASMPSAVLVAVYQPYDFLEGDAIRQALTDAGIFCYLEGESHAGRLYNTTRIKMRVLVRATDAQRAREIIDQGRWPRYT, encoded by the coding sequence TTGGCATCAATGCCCTCCGCCGTCCTCGTCGCCGTCTACCAACCCTACGACTTCCTCGAAGGCGACGCCATCCGTCAGGCCCTCACCGACGCCGGCATCTTCTGTTACCTCGAAGGCGAGAGCCACGCCGGCCGCCTGTACAATACGACGCGAATCAAAATGCGCGTGCTCGTGCGGGCCACGGATGCCCAGCGAGCCAGAGAGATCATCGACCAGGGCCGCTGGCCGCGATACAC
- a CDS encoding IS630 family transposase has translation MDGSLALGPAERKRLMAMFRKHPDPEVRRRAQMVLWLGDGWTWSQVAAGQYCSSRTIDRWKKRFEAGGVEALLGERRGRGSIFPGWIVAMVVNWVTNYCPTDFGFLRSRWTCECLAVLLLNVASIRVGRETVRRWLHQENLVWRRPRPVLKPKDPRRAAILRELRLLLRNLPPDEIAVFQDEVDINTNPKIGSMWMRRGQQSELETPGTNQKRYLAGSLNWRTGDLIVTEGLKGEGRNSVLFLRHLGDLRTRLRRYRRIHVICDNAIFHDCRLVREYLAEHDNRIVIHFLPKYAPDLNPIERIWWHLHEEITRNHRCQTMDELLDLVFEWLEHRRPFEVERDAYIRSKAA, from the coding sequence ATGGATGGCAGTCTCGCGTTGGGGCCGGCCGAACGCAAGCGGCTGATGGCGATGTTTCGGAAACATCCCGATCCGGAGGTTCGGCGGCGGGCCCAGATGGTGTTGTGGTTGGGGGATGGATGGACGTGGTCGCAGGTTGCGGCGGGTCAGTATTGCAGCAGTCGGACGATCGATCGCTGGAAGAAACGGTTCGAGGCCGGCGGAGTGGAGGCGTTGCTGGGTGAGCGACGCGGACGCGGCTCGATCTTTCCAGGGTGGATCGTGGCGATGGTGGTGAACTGGGTGACGAATTACTGCCCGACCGACTTCGGATTCTTGCGCAGTCGGTGGACGTGTGAATGCCTGGCGGTGTTGCTGTTGAACGTAGCGTCGATCCGGGTGGGCCGGGAGACGGTGCGGCGTTGGTTGCATCAAGAGAACCTGGTGTGGCGTCGTCCTCGGCCGGTGCTCAAACCCAAGGACCCACGCCGTGCGGCGATTCTGCGGGAACTGCGGCTTTTGCTGCGGAATCTGCCGCCGGACGAAATCGCGGTGTTCCAGGACGAGGTGGACATCAACACCAATCCGAAGATCGGGAGCATGTGGATGCGACGAGGTCAACAGTCCGAGTTGGAGACGCCGGGGACGAATCAGAAGCGGTATCTGGCCGGTTCGCTCAACTGGCGGACGGGGGATCTGATCGTGACCGAGGGGCTCAAGGGCGAAGGCCGCAACTCGGTGCTGTTCCTTCGTCATCTGGGAGACCTCCGCACACGGTTGCGGCGTTACCGACGGATTCACGTGATCTGCGACAACGCGATCTTCCACGACTGCCGTCTCGTCCGGGAATACCTGGCCGAGCACGACAACCGGATCGTGATTCACTTCCTGCCCAAATACGCGCCGGACTTGAATCCCATCGAGCGGATCTGGTGGCATCTGCATGAGGAGATTACTCGCAATCACCGCTGCCAAACGATGGATGAGTTGTTGGACTTGGTCTTCGAGTGGCTCGAACACCGCCGCCCCTTCGAGGTCGAACGAGATGCGTACATCCGATCCAAGGCCGCGTAG
- a CDS encoding NACHT domain-containing protein, whose amino-acid sequence MALAEATTIAAGKVLFKKVVGEVYAAISKNAGTKIKQWNTDSKIDKLYSNIAKIRKVKTIWQLDKAVDLNEFYCDSHVEIGQKRTKVHSLADLGPKENFLIQGIAGQGKSILLRYLCCNELALGQYIPLFLELRRIGESHNLRERIFAALKTLKLDLDDALFDILANSGRLLLLLDAFDEVPDKLKNSVLTDIEDLAQDHERLRIIVTSRPNNHIEMSSHFTVVRLSNLKGSEYKTVIHKLSEGEKWADTLIKHIESRARHLKELLCTPLMVTLLNSSSR is encoded by the coding sequence ATGGCACTTGCTGAAGCTACCACAATCGCCGCCGGGAAAGTACTTTTCAAGAAAGTGGTCGGCGAAGTCTACGCGGCCATATCGAAGAACGCCGGAACAAAGATCAAGCAATGGAATACGGATTCCAAGATCGACAAGCTCTATTCAAATATTGCAAAAATAAGAAAAGTCAAAACGATCTGGCAACTCGATAAAGCAGTTGACCTGAACGAATTCTACTGCGATTCCCATGTCGAGATAGGCCAAAAACGTACCAAAGTTCACTCGCTCGCCGACCTGGGTCCAAAGGAGAACTTTCTTATTCAGGGTATTGCCGGCCAAGGAAAATCCATTCTCTTACGATACCTTTGTTGCAATGAACTCGCATTGGGGCAGTACATTCCACTTTTTCTTGAACTCCGGCGAATCGGTGAAAGCCACAATCTGCGAGAACGAATATTTGCCGCCCTTAAGACACTAAAGCTCGATCTCGACGACGCACTCTTCGATATCCTCGCTAATTCTGGAAGGTTGCTACTCCTACTCGATGCCTTTGACGAGGTTCCAGACAAACTCAAGAACTCCGTGCTAACCGATATCGAAGACCTTGCTCAAGATCACGAGCGACTCAGAATCATCGTCACATCCCGTCCGAATAACCACATCGAAATGTCAAGCCACTTTACAGTCGTTAGACTCTCGAATCTCAAGGGGAGTGAATACAAGACTGTCATACACAAACTATCTGAGGGAGAGAAGTGGGCGGACACGCTCATAAAACACATCGAAAGCCGCGCGCGGCATTTGAAAGAGCTACTTTGCACACCCTTAATGGTCACCCTGCTAAATAGCTCCTCCCGATAG
- a CDS encoding transcriptional regulator, translating to MRATQINAKDIAALDKVLHEPGRLGVVACLYVVKDADFVFLQSQTDMTVGNLSSHLKRLEQAGYVAVKKEFVDAKPRTVLSLTKSGRTAFDRYIETLKVMLRAIG from the coding sequence ATGAGAGCAACCCAGATCAACGCCAAAGACATCGCGGCGCTCGACAAGGTGCTTCACGAGCCCGGGCGCCTGGGAGTCGTCGCATGCCTTTATGTCGTGAAGGACGCGGACTTCGTCTTCTTGCAGAGTCAAACGGACATGACCGTCGGCAATCTCTCATCGCACTTGAAGCGACTGGAACAGGCCGGCTACGTGGCGGTGAAGAAGGAGTTCGTGGATGCCAAGCCGCGTACGGTCCTCTCGCTCACGAAATCGGGGCGGACCGCGTTCGATCGGTATATCGAAACGCTCAAGGTCATGTTGAGGGCCATCGGCTGA